A genome region from Primulina eburnea isolate SZY01 chromosome 9, ASM2296580v1, whole genome shotgun sequence includes the following:
- the LOC140840782 gene encoding uncharacterized protein produces the protein MDTSFASASILPPVLDGTNYSLWKVNYIKSIDERTWQRVINGWTPPVMLDQEGDNLPKPETDWTADEVQNSNYNSKALNAIFTSVDMNMFSLITNYTSAKSACDALQRHCEGSESVRRTRLRMITSKFEMMRMEESENILDYDRRLRGIANEAFSIGDPISNERLVSKVLRSLSERFNIKILRNR, from the coding sequence ATGGACACTTCATTTGCAAGCGCTTCAATTCTACCACCAGTCCTAGATGGTACCAATTACAGCCTATGGAAGGTTAACTACATAAAATCTATAGATGAACGGACATGGCAGCGTGTTATCAATGGATGGACTCCACCAGTCATGTTAGATCAAGAGGGTGACAACTTGCCAAAGCCTGAAACTGACTGGACTGCTGATGAAGTGCAAAATTCAAACTACAACTCAAAGGCCTTGAATGCAATATTTACATCGGTTGACATGAACATGTTCAGTTTAATCACAAACTATACTTCTGCTAAAAGTGCATGTGATGCTCTCCAAAGACACTGTGAAGGTTCTGAGAGTGTGCGACGAACCAGATTGAGGATGATCACTTCCAAATTCGAAATGATGAGGATGGAAGAATCTGAGAACATACTCGATTACGATCGTCGCCTACGGGGAATTGCTAATGAGGCATTCAGTATTGGAGACCCTATCTCGAATGAGCGTCTAGTTAGCAAGGTCCTCCGTTCTCTGTCCGAAAGATTCAACATAAAAATATTGCGCAATAGATGA